From Haloglomus litoreum, the proteins below share one genomic window:
- a CDS encoding DUF5787 family protein yields MTDGEVGGWPLPDREFPFELRVCRWAETRWPPGGDPPADRAVLVARQLGVRNRRWDTLVLECDRAALEARAVFGERALDSDLLHVVRHAPADWAWYREALPAPGYPWQYVREAVHEAAERDLVERRKRGNRIELRREWRYPEWVERVVAIENKPDLDASAARALGDQLERDVALGLADEVWVATRATGDEDGRGVEPALLERLPVEAGILAVREGDGPAGLEVEPIWQPRSLAVDAPGTRILERPAGGDHDQSAARFEYVDPSWKASKRREIAERAYERGWRGYADHVRTDCRHFRLADAAAPLPACAAKGRCVTARECSGSCPSFEPEPPAWRSHGWPIDGGPGKGATRLLERQRARFRE; encoded by the coding sequence GTGACCGACGGCGAAGTCGGCGGGTGGCCGCTCCCGGACCGCGAGTTCCCCTTCGAGCTGCGGGTCTGTCGGTGGGCCGAGACACGGTGGCCACCCGGTGGTGACCCCCCCGCCGACCGGGCGGTCCTCGTCGCCCGCCAGCTCGGCGTTCGGAACCGCCGGTGGGACACGCTCGTCCTGGAGTGCGACCGGGCGGCCCTGGAGGCGCGGGCGGTGTTCGGCGAGCGGGCGCTGGATTCGGACCTGCTGCACGTCGTCCGGCACGCGCCGGCCGACTGGGCCTGGTACCGGGAGGCGCTGCCCGCCCCGGGATACCCGTGGCAGTACGTCCGCGAGGCCGTGCACGAGGCGGCAGAGCGCGACCTCGTCGAGAGACGCAAGCGCGGCAACCGTATCGAACTCCGGCGGGAGTGGCGCTACCCGGAATGGGTCGAGCGCGTCGTCGCCATCGAGAACAAGCCCGACCTGGATGCGAGTGCCGCGCGGGCCCTGGGCGACCAGCTCGAGCGCGACGTGGCGCTCGGCCTCGCGGACGAGGTGTGGGTGGCGACACGGGCCACGGGCGACGAGGACGGCCGAGGCGTCGAGCCGGCGCTGCTGGAGCGCCTGCCCGTCGAGGCCGGTATCCTCGCCGTCCGCGAGGGCGACGGGCCGGCGGGGCTCGAGGTCGAGCCGATCTGGCAGCCGCGGTCGCTCGCGGTCGACGCGCCCGGCACGCGCATCCTCGAACGGCCGGCCGGCGGCGACCACGACCAGTCGGCCGCGCGGTTCGAGTACGTCGACCCGTCGTGGAAGGCAAGCAAGCGCCGCGAAATCGCCGAGCGGGCCTACGAGCGCGGCTGGCGCGGCTACGCCGACCACGTCCGAACGGACTGTCGACACTTCCGGCTGGCCGATGCAGCGGCGCCGCTGCCAGCGTGCGCGGCGAAGGGCCGCTGTGTCACCGCCCGCGAGTGCTCGGGCTCGTGCCCGTCCTTCGAGCCCGAGCCGCCGGCGTGGCGCTCGCACGGGTGGCCCATCGACGGCGGCCCCGGGAAGGGGGCGACGCGGCTACTGGAGCGACAGCGCGCACGATTTCGCGAGTAA
- a CDS encoding cyclic nucleotide-binding/CBS domain-containing protein, producing MGLESVMTTDVVTVDLDDTVLEVAAVFRERDVGSAVVLNAADEVCGIVTDRDLVVFGQEFVETLERTVVNQILSPVVFTATPDTDTHELARMMRDEGVRRVPVLEEGELRGIVTLDDLVVQLAEDLDNLAALIRAEPPNRVIVD from the coding sequence ATGGGACTCGAATCAGTGATGACGACGGACGTGGTGACGGTCGACCTCGACGACACCGTGCTGGAGGTGGCCGCGGTGTTCCGCGAGCGCGATGTCGGAAGCGCCGTGGTGCTGAACGCCGCCGACGAGGTCTGTGGCATCGTGACCGACCGGGACCTCGTGGTCTTCGGCCAGGAGTTCGTGGAGACGCTGGAGCGGACGGTCGTGAATCAGATCCTCTCGCCCGTCGTGTTCACCGCCACCCCGGACACCGACACGCACGAGCTCGCGCGGATGATGCGCGACGAGGGCGTCCGTCGCGTCCCCGTCCTCGAGGAGGGGGAGCTGCGCGGCATCGTGACGCTCGACGACCTCGTCGTCCAGCTGGCCGAGGACCTGGACAACCTCGCGGCCCTCATCAGGGCCGAGCCGCCGAACCGGGTGATCGTGGACTGA
- a CDS encoding DUF5797 family protein, with translation MTEADLTDEERERLGDVVALQPTKNAELADRWGLEGGSEVHSYLENHLKEYYFRDENSLIRATEEAAEISGVDPGISENDDGSRVVRVPDLQYHVLRVLADHDEEPQSVVGVLQAVRGLGEGLDPDNDGIREALRSLANKGVVETVKLTVPTYRLATPREELEVERLDD, from the coding sequence ATGACCGAGGCGGACCTCACCGACGAGGAGCGCGAACGACTGGGCGACGTGGTCGCGCTCCAGCCCACGAAGAACGCCGAACTCGCGGACCGCTGGGGGCTGGAGGGCGGCAGCGAGGTCCACTCGTACCTCGAGAACCACCTGAAGGAGTACTACTTCCGCGACGAGAACAGCCTCATCCGCGCGACGGAGGAAGCCGCCGAGATCTCGGGTGTCGACCCCGGCATCAGCGAGAACGACGACGGGAGCCGCGTCGTCCGCGTCCCGGACCTGCAGTACCACGTCCTCCGCGTCCTCGCGGACCACGACGAGGAGCCACAGAGTGTCGTCGGCGTCCTGCAGGCCGTGCGCGGCCTCGGCGAGGGGCTCGACCCCGACAACGACGGCATCCGGGAGGCGCTCCGCTCGCTCGCCAACAAGGGCGTCGTCGAGACGGTCAAGCTGACCGTTCCCACGTACCGGCTCGCGACGCCGCGCGAGGAGCTCGAGGTCGAGCGACTGGACGACTGA
- a CDS encoding tetrahydrofolate dehydrogenase/cyclohydrolase catalytic domain-containing protein gives MTEVIDGNAVAADIRDGLTDAIERLADAGARPGLATVLMSDDPASETYVSMKQRDCEEVGIRSFHVEVDTDAPAGELYDTVSDLNADDEVSGILVQHPVAAHVDYSEVVRRIDPGKDVDGFHPENVGRLVRGDPRFRPCTPHGVQKLLEHAGVETEGADAVVVGRSNIVGKPLANLLARKADDGNATVTLCHSRTRDLAAKTRQADIVVAAAGVPELVDGSMLSEGVTVIDVGYNQVDGETLGDVEYESAKEKASAITPVPGGVGPMTRAMLLYNTVKAASQRAGVDVDLP, from the coding sequence ATGACCGAGGTCATCGACGGGAACGCCGTCGCCGCCGATATCCGGGATGGGCTCACGGACGCCATCGAACGGCTCGCCGATGCCGGGGCGCGCCCGGGGCTCGCGACGGTCCTGATGAGCGACGACCCAGCCAGCGAGACGTACGTCTCGATGAAGCAGCGCGACTGCGAGGAGGTCGGCATCCGGTCGTTCCACGTCGAGGTTGACACGGACGCCCCGGCCGGGGAACTGTACGACACGGTTTCGGATCTGAACGCCGACGACGAGGTGAGCGGCATCCTCGTCCAGCACCCGGTCGCCGCCCACGTGGACTACAGCGAGGTGGTGCGCCGCATCGACCCGGGCAAGGACGTGGACGGCTTCCACCCGGAGAACGTCGGCCGGCTGGTGCGGGGGGACCCGCGGTTCCGCCCCTGCACGCCACACGGGGTGCAGAAGCTGCTGGAGCATGCGGGCGTGGAGACCGAGGGCGCCGACGCCGTCGTCGTCGGCCGCTCGAACATCGTCGGCAAGCCGCTGGCGAACCTGCTCGCCCGCAAGGCCGACGACGGCAACGCGACGGTGACGCTGTGTCACTCTCGGACGCGGGACCTCGCTGCGAAGACCCGGCAGGCCGACATCGTCGTCGCCGCCGCCGGCGTCCCCGAACTGGTCGACGGCTCGATGCTCTCCGAGGGCGTCACCGTCATCGACGTCGGCTACAACCAGGTCGACGGCGAGACGCTGGGCGACGTGGAGTACGAGAGCGCGAAGGAGAAGGCGAGCGCCATCACTCCCGTTCCCGGCGGCGTCGGGCCGATGACGCGCGCGATGCTGCTGTACAACACGGTGAAGGCAGCGAGCCAGCGGGCCGGCGTGGACGTCGACCTGCCCTGA